The Colias croceus chromosome 11, ilColCroc2.1 genome has a segment encoding these proteins:
- the LOC123695796 gene encoding uncharacterized protein LOC123695796 isoform X2, producing MLHTDTKYQLLREEMIKANTHNLVYHCRADKSDCDAALAKMRYKASKHFYALSKAVVDYVKNKRQARPTGYVGTATFCQDNVCVPDTDPPIVYGGCYTLISCGGNQTWHLDPVVYKKKRGRLY from the exons ATGCTGCACACTGACACCAAGTACCAATTACTTCGAGAAGAAATGATTAAGGCCAATACACACAATCTGGTCTACCACTGCAGAGCTGATAAGAGCGACTGCGATGCAGCGCTAGCCAAGATGAGGTATAAAGCCAGCAAACACTTCTACGCTTTGTCCAAGGCTGTGGTGGATTATGTGAAGAATAAACGGCAGGCAAGACCTACTGGATACGTTG GTACAGCCACATTCTGCCAAGACAACGTTTGTGTGCCAGACACAGACCCTCCCATCGTGTATGGAGGCTGCTATACCCTAATTTCGTGTGGAGGCAACCAGACTTGGCATCTCGATCCTGTGGTATACAAAAAGAAGAGAGGACGCTTGTATTAA
- the LOC123695655 gene encoding uncharacterized protein LOC123695655 has product MTEKYITLEMFFIVLIMAIRGIWAFDDSVLFTVSRAPRYFGILQDHRGQPLSVEVSEEYMDQDYIATNRKRHKIDWNKNPLDMDDFDDDETEEILDEKDKDVKLPNKFNLQAGPV; this is encoded by the exons atgactGAAAAGTACATAACGTTGGAGAtgttttttatagtattaataATGGCAATTAGAGGCATATGGGCTTTTGATGATA GTGTCCTATTCACGGTGTCCCGAGCGCCACGATATTTCGGTATCCTCCAAGATCACAGAGGTCAGCCGCTGTCTGTTGAAGTGTCTGAGGAATATATGGACCAAGACTACATCGCTACCAATAG GAAGAGGCACAAAATAGACTGGAATAA aaatCCGTTGGATATGGATGACTTCGATGATGATGAGACAGAGGAAATATTAGATGAAAAAGATAAAGATGTTAaattacctaataaatttaatttacaagcTGGACCGGTTTGA
- the LOC123695796 gene encoding uncharacterized protein LOC123695796 isoform X1, with translation MKAVTLAVIFIQLCGNVKFSLGYLVGAGLNVRFAQMLHTDTKYQLLREEMIKANTHNLVYHCRADKSDCDAALAKMRYKASKHFYALSKAVVDYVKNKRQARPTGYVGTATFCQDNVCVPDTDPPIVYGGCYTLISCGGNQTWHLDPVVYKKKRGRLY, from the exons ATGAAAGCAGTCACATTGgctgttatttttatacaattgtgtggaaatgtaaaattttcacttGGTTATTTGGTAGGTGCGGGCT TAAACGTCCGCTTCGCCCAAATGCTGCACACTGACACCAAGTACCAATTACTTCGAGAAGAAATGATTAAGGCCAATACACACAATCTGGTCTACCACTGCAGAGCTGATAAGAGCGACTGCGATGCAGCGCTAGCCAAGATGAGGTATAAAGCCAGCAAACACTTCTACGCTTTGTCCAAGGCTGTGGTGGATTATGTGAAGAATAAACGGCAGGCAAGACCTACTGGATACGTTG GTACAGCCACATTCTGCCAAGACAACGTTTGTGTGCCAGACACAGACCCTCCCATCGTGTATGGAGGCTGCTATACCCTAATTTCGTGTGGAGGCAACCAGACTTGGCATCTCGATCCTGTGGTATACAAAAAGAAGAGAGGACGCTTGTATTAA
- the LOC123695759 gene encoding uncharacterized protein LOC123695759, translating to MKLQSDLCKNVLVVVFFTTVVCAKNSDESNKPDIARTGKTKRQKMVQNSAVGTLSNVITQIQNLPNMDLGRRFQTPCKTGNKCGKVIKRLMVPKLAQLENTIMGIMKELSKMPPGSRLPDKYTKTEPIKLLLDQNYKEDVCMDKLESCLKEDKRRKRILKKLFFKKYNSIRQELIGYGGRRLWGGEGNLFYR from the exons ATGAAATTACAGAGCGATTtgtgtaaaaatgtattagtcgTAGTTTTCTTTACGACAGTCGTTTGTGCTAAAAATTCAGATGAATCTAATAAGCCTGATATTGCTAGGACTGGTAAAACGAAACGACAAAAGATGG TACAAAACTCTGCTGTAGGAACTTTATCAAATGTTATaactcaaattcaaaatttaccAAACATGGACCTCGGAAGAAGATTCCAAACGCCTTGCAAGACTGGTAATAAATGTGGAAAG GTAATTAAACGTCTAATGGTGCCAAAATTAGCTCAATTGGAGAACACAATAATGGGGATAATGAAGGAGCTATCAAAAATGCCGCCGGGATCCCGCCTTCCGgataaatatactaaaacagAACCCATCAAGTTACTTTTGGATCAGAACTACAA AGAGGACGTCTGCATGGACAAACTGGAATCTTGCTTGAAGGAAGATAAGCGACGAAAGCGTATTTTAAAGAAGCTTttcttcaagaaatataactCCATACGCCAGGAGTTGATCGGTTATGGCGGCAGGAGGCTTTGGGGCGGTGAAGGGAATTTGTTCTATAGATAG
- the LOC123695567 gene encoding uncharacterized protein LOC123695567 — translation MWLRFVGFAFFCAVQAEIRSSLIFNKLLNVKPVGAQIAKSFVPLTELPPPRIHHGSGRRHLEDECSKAPQWKEVNEGGKVDILGDYYDDRVAKTVATVIIPDHIDYKHFQVTTPVPYLTVGPIEAIGYHPSTIKSDHPSECEKIYQDHIADQYSDETTDYSEESLEMARMPLFPTNVRESIEERFAHMYDDMR, via the exons ATGTGGCTGCGCTTCGTCGGCTTCGCTTTCTTCTGTGCGGTGCAGGCTGAGATCAGGAGTAGCTTGATCTTTAATAA GCTACTAAACGTAAAACCAGTAGGAGCTCAAATTGCCAAGAGTTTCGTACCCCTCACGGAGTTGCCTCCACCTCGCATCCACCATGGATCTGGGAGACGACATCTTGAAGACGAATGCAGTAAAGCACCACAGTGGAAGGAAGTTAACGAAGGCGGGAAAGTAGACATACTTGGAGATTACTATGACGATAGAGTTGCTAAAACCGTCGCTACTGTTATAATACCGGATCATATAGatt ATAAGCATTTCCAAGTGACGACCCCAGTACCGTACCTCACAGTGGGTCCCATAGAAGCCATAGGTTACCATCCTAGTACCATAAAATCAGACCATCCGAGCGAGTGTGAGAAGATCTACCAGGACCACATAGCTGACCAGTATTCAGATGAGACCACAGACTATTCAGAAGAATCCCTGGAAATGGCCAGAATGCCGCTCTTCCCGACGAACGTTCGAGAATCTATTGAGGAACGATTTGCTCATATGTACGATGACATGCGATAG